tctcctctttttcatcttcccaaaaaaaaaatacaaatcttTCAAATTATGAGATTTCGATTAATTACCTATGATTACATGATAATAATATGAGACCTTCGTTATTCATATGACAATTCCCTCACTCATGTTAATCTTGGGAGGCCGGCACACCTGTTACCACATGAATGGAGCCTAACCCAATGTACATGAACGTGGTGACTTAAACccaaattttcagatttttcttttaaaacaaaaggacaaTGTGCGACCATCACTTGCATAAAAAGCAAAtattgggagaattaccaaaaaaatcctaaacctattgcaattgtaccaattcagtcctaaactttttttttttgccaatttagtcctaaaccttttacagttgtgtcaattcagtccatccggccaaaattggttgggCGGCactaacgtggcatttttaaatatttttaaatatttttttcgaatttttaatatttttttggaattttttaattcttttttttttttttttccatcatcttcttcgcctcCTGGCCGGCCGGCGCCGGCCGGAGACAAGGGCCggtgaggtcagcctcgccggccaatggcgaggctcgcccccacCGGCCGGaggcaagggccggcgagggtgaggccccgcctgatccggcgagggtgaggccccgccaaatccggcgagctcggccctcgccaaatccggcaggcctcacccagccaaggcgagggtcgacctcgctagtggccggcgaggcgacCTCCTCAACGGGAGGATATACGGGTGgctatccctctctctctctcgtttgaaGTTGCGAGCGCCGCTTGGAACCGTTCTCTCTCCGCCTCAATCCGTGCCTTGCGATTGAGCCTCCGGTGCGAGCGAGCTCGCGGCTTCCAATCGCGCCGCATTGTGGACGGCGGGCaaggagcctcgccggccaccggcaaggtcgaccctcgccttggccgggcaaggccccgccggatctagcaagggccgagctcgccggatctgggcgggGTTTCGCCGcctgggccggcgaggtcagccctcccggcgccggccggccagaggcaaagaagatgatggaaaaaaaaatttaaaaattccaaaaaatattaaaaattcgaaaaaaaaatttaaaaatattttaaaatgccacgtcagcgttcgccggtccacgtcagcgccggccggccaattttggccggatggactgaattgacacaactataaaaggtttaggactaaattggccaaaaaaaaagtttaggactgaattagcacaattgcaataggtttaggacttttttggtaattctcccagcAAATATTCCTATGCAAAGGATAGAAGATTTAGAGTTCGTAATTCCATACGAAACAATGAAACTAGAAACTTCCGTGacagtaatttttttcttctgaaatGGCCGATCAAATATGGTCGCTCTGTTAAGCATATAGGTACAAAGTTTCATTCAGCCACTATAAATTCAGCAAATAACACTGATGCTGGAAGAGAAAGAACTATGGAGAGAAAGAGTTATACGGAGCAGCAAAGCAAAGAACACGTGGGAAAAACAAAACGGGATAGTAACAATGAGCTGATGATCAACGGTGAAGAGCTCATGATAAAGGCAGACATGGATCGCTATCAATGATTGAGAAAGTCTGGAATAAAGAAGATGTGGATCGCCAAGTCATGTAGATCTTAACCAACACATGTGCTGTTATTCGGTTTAGAGTGGTGAAACAAATTGAGAAACAGTTAGTTATATTCTGTTGGTGATTCGTTTCTGATATAAgtagtcttcttcttcacattgaTAAGTAAgcgaagagagaaaaatatagtGTGAGAAAGCTTAGAGAGCAATCATCAATGGATGCTCTGCATTGTATAGCTGATACGTGCTGTGATAGAGAGATAGATACAGGGGATGTAAAACAGAGGATTTTGTATTCAAAAGCTGTCATTGATACACAGAAGCTTTGTACTACAATCATATTGATATAGAGTAATTCAAAGTATTTCCTTTGCTGATTCCGCTGTATCTTGattcatttcttcatcttcatcttcatcttcccaCGCTCATCCCGAATGGCCGATTATCCTTAAGGTCATCCTTAAGTTTGGGGATCGAACCCACAGTTGCCATGATCGATATCACAAGACAGGTCATGCTCAGCATTTGCAGGTATACCCATTTAGTGCTCCATCTGCGAATTTTTTTCTGTCTAATATACATCTCGACGGGAAAATAGACCATTAAAGGCCAAAATCCCAAGCTGATGATATCCACGACTTCGTTGAAGACGAACGGCACGAGCATCGATATCACAGTGGTCAGGATCACGAAAGCCGTCCTCCAAACAAGCCTAAAGAGATTCATGTTGTATTGGCCCAAGCGGGGTACGGGGATCTTTATCTCTTTAGCGATGAGCTCACTACCACGCCATCTCTGATCGGCCCATTTTTCGACGAAGGCCAAAATCGGCTGGCTGTTTACTTGGTAAGCTCCAACAAGATAGATCGCCATAACAGCATTGGAAATATCGGAAAGCCATGGCTTGTCGACACCCAATTCCAACAGAAAATTTTCTGGAGTGGCCTCTCCGAAAGCAGCATAAAAAATGCAGCCACATAGCATGTAGATAGTCGTCATCAATGCGGTGCTCCGAGAAATGGCCTTCTTCATGGTCTTTGCTTCTGATGGCGGAGATCCGATGGTGTCCTGccaaagataaaaggaaaaacaaggtaGTTCCTGTCTGTTTATCCACTCTTGACCATATCCTTAGTTTTTGAACTGATGGAATCATGTTTTAGTACCTGAGTTTCAATGAGGATCTGAGAAAATGAGTACGCAGTTGCGATACCTCCAAGTGCTCGGAAGGTTTCAGTCTCATCTCCAACGCCTGTTACTTTAAAAATACTGTTGAAACTTCCATTATCtgctcatcaagaaaaaaaaattgctggaAACGACTTCTTATTTATGATATTGGCAATATAATCTCTTAAATTTGTTGGCCATCTGTcttgagaaaagaagaaacctgTACCTACAAGTTGGGTAATTCCTAGGCCAAGACCAATCAAAGAGTTAGTGACGAGCATCACAGCAGCCACAACAGAAATCCACCGtatttgattgaaatctggaATCTGGGACAGCAGAATCTCTGTGACGGCAAAGATGATCATATATGGATTGCTTGAAGTGGAGCACCCGTTCTCCCAGTTACTCCCGTTTAAGCATTTATTATACTTTATTGCCCTTTTATTGAAAAGAGGGAACATGTATAAGATTGAATTAGCCAGGTTATACCAGAAAGAGTAGAACTGGAAGTTCATTGTGATCTGctaaataaaatttgttaagaGTCTGGGCAAGTAGAATTGCACTCACGTCATGCAGAGAGATGCTTCGACGATACAGCCAATGGCGTTTCTGAATAGGGTCATATATTGAAGAAAACCACATGCTTTTACATTGGCTCCACCTGAGAATAAACCTTGAAGATGTTAATATTATAagactttgtttgttttgcggaaaatgaatgatcttagaaaatattttcctaaaaatgatctcATGTATCGATTGATTTAGTTagttaatataaaatattttcactatcaacaacaatttgcgtctaaatattttcgtggacaatgaaaataatttttgtttatttatttttataagcaatacaaataatcatttttaggaaaatgtagtccaaatcatttatttttgccgtgaaacaaatggagcctaagaGTGTAGACTAACaattatcacctaattaaaagTTTCATGACTCATTTTGCTGTACATTTGGAAACACATGGTAATGGGAAAGTTAATCAAAGTACGGCCGTCAAATAATTAGAAGCAACAACAAGATGATAGAATACCTTACCAAGAATCGAGTGAACAGATTCCATATAAGTGGAGTTACGATCACCGGTGTTAGGGTCACCGGTGCGGTAACAATCAGAGAGGAAGCGAGAGGTGTAGTAGCCCACAAGGGAGAAGAATAGGATCACAGCAGGGCCCGCAATCCAACCCAGCTGAGCAATGCCCCTTGCCGGCGAAAGCACTCCTGTTCCTACCATCATCACTACTATTATGTTTGCACTGGCCGTCCATACGTTCCCTGATCGGTCAACCGATAAAGTCTGATTAACTCTTTACAATTGGAAAACTTCCATTGTCTCTTAAGTTAGTTATCGAataattaatgaaggaattacACTTGACTTAAAACATATCAAACTCTTACTCatagtacaaaaaatgaatattttgtaAGGCTGATGTATCAAACTTGAAGTAAACAAGTATCAAAGAACTAGACAATGTAGTATAAGAAGATAAGGTTGATTACCGGTTCTTTTGTGGCTGCCTTCGTCGTCAGAGCGTCTGGAGGCACACAGAGGAAGCATTTCAATGGACATGTCACCAATTTGGTGGCGGCGGTGCTGGTGGTTATGGTCGTTACTGGTGGCAGCATTCTCACCCATCTTTAATGTCCCCCGAAAAAAGAAGTTTAACAGCAATTGTCAGTAAGTTGTGTGTTTAGATATTAAATTATGTCTAGCCGAGTGAAAAGAACttcaaaattattcatttatcaGAAGCCTTGTTGTTTCAATCTGGGTTTGTCCAGTTATACCGGCAAGTTTAATTAAAACTAATAGAATCAAAATCAGTGGAAAGTCGGTGTTTCTTTGACTCTGAGATTGCTTTGTGTTTTGTGCACCCACCTGAAACCAAGAGATGGTTGCGCCAAACATGTGAATGTATGGAAGTGTAGTTGGGAGAGAAATAGTAGTACTTAGAATGGAGGGAGAAGAAGGATTGAAGTGTGGGTACTTCAATGTGCGTACTTAGGATTCGTGGAAGATATTAAAGTAATGTTCAGCATCACTTCAATTATGTGATTTTAACGTAAACAGGAAATTTATGAAATGCAAGTGATATAAAAATCCCGTGTACCGAACTCATGCTAAATGcataaaatgatttcttttgcattgatGGTTAAATTCGCCTGTCAAAGAGCATGCTTTCTTACTGTTCTTCGTTCGCtgacaatggaaaaaaatatgCTAAATGGCTATTTTAAGTGATTGTATGAAATTTTACACTATAGGATAAAGGATATCCATCCACAAGGTGGCCCGCTCATTGAATGAtatttgcaaataaaatttagtaGAAATTCTTATTCTTCTCATTCCTTTAAGAGGAGAACCATTGGTTGCATtacatcattaaaaaaagctttgaaaataaattataaagaaagaaaaggaataagcAAAGAACTCACATGACAGGAGGACCGGACGAGTATGTCATTGGGGCATACTCTTCAATCATATGTCAACCTCTTCAATCCCACTCTTCCTCTTTCagtcatcctctctctctctctctctctctctctctctctctctctctctctcaaaaaacaCTCACCATGTGAAATTTGGCATGTGTTCTAAATTTACTAGAGCTCATTCACTAAgtcattttcattatattattaTGGCttctaaagtaaaagaaatccACGGATAAAGGAAGAGCTGATGGGATATATCTAGATAttagcaaggaaaaagaaaggaaaaactgcaaCAAAGTTGGGAATTGCCGTCGTCaatctttgattgattgtgtTATTCCCCTTCTTCTTGTTGTTTTGCCTCTTAGTGGCTGTTTGCCTCTTTCAATTGTGGTACCATGGCACCCCTACACTCTGTTGactcctttgtcttttgagtgTTTGTTTTGTTAGTGCCGGCCGGGCTTCCTCTCTTTGTATATTCATTTGGTAAAATCTATATCATACTTAcctttacctttaccaaaaaaaaagaaagaaaggaaaaacaatgcATAATGATGTAAATATCCCTCGTGGATATCCCATTATATGTAaaatgaaagaacaagtgagcaggaaaaaaattattttattaatacacAAATCCGTCCTAAATGTAATTTGTTTATGAAATTAACCGGATCATTTCTTTTTGCTATCCTAATccctcatttctttttaattcttttcatcCGTTTGTTTCCTTTCATACAAACACGATTGTAATTTGAGAACTATTTCCCTTCCCTAATAATCCCTCCTGATCTTAAGAATGTTAGAGCATATATTAAAGACCTAAGGACCACGCATAGGACATAGGTGCAAGGTCACATAACAGTTTCACCGGTTTCCTCCTTCGTTTCCCTTAAATATTTAAAGCTTATTTGAGCATATAAACGTTCACATGTAGTCTTGAGTGTGATCCAAAACAACACAGAAAATGCGAGATGGTTTTGATCACTTGATGGGAGTAGAAAGGAAATGCCAAGGGCATTTGAGGTTATCGTATAGGGTGGTTATACTGCATACATATACACAGCAAAACAGAACATAGCTCAAGAATCTTGAACAATGGAAGGAAACGATCGTAAGGCCATGAAACAACAAATTGATCATCACTATCATTAATAAGAACAAATTAACGAGAGTGAGCACTAATTATATCGAGTTAAtacaaaagaaaacctaaactagtacactagctacaaatttacccaaaactaatttttacgCTACTAAAAGCTCTAAACCAGTGTACACATGATATATTTACTCTCCATTAGCTTTCACTAAATATGGTCACTGAATTGCTGACTTGGATGCCACATATACTTGACGCGGATCAATTAATGGGCTTACAcaacaaaaaatcctaaattggtgcACTTGTTACAAATGTCCCCCAAGCCGATacacctttgataaatttactccaaaataatttatgaatcaccaaaaatctcaaattggtatacacATAATACATTTACCCTGTGttagtttccatcaaattttactgttaaatttaGCGAGAACTATAtatcatcttcctcttcatcgaGTCTTTCATCGTCACCGTTGTCTAAGGTTGTGGAAATTGCGAACACCATTTAGGGAGAACTCTTTAGCGACATTTTTAGTAACTATAGTTGTGCTCTTGACAAAATGGCTCAACCAAGTACCATATATGGCCTAATTACTACCTAATGAGAATCTCGTGTAAGAACATTAACGATGGACTAAACCCCTGTAGGTTTTCCATCCGTCTGTTTCTCTCCATCCAAACATGATTGTATTTTTTGGAACTATGTTTCTTCCCTCCTAATCCCTCCTAACAAACATAATGTTGGAGCATATTCTAAAGACCAAAGGACCACACTTGGGACACAAATATGAAGTCATAAAATAGTTTCACCTGTTCCATCCTTTCTTGCTTCACTTACTAAGATATTTAGAGCTTATTCGAGTATATAAACGTCAGCTGTGTTCAACTGGCTAGATGTGTTCGCGGAAACTAAGTTCTGTCTTGCCAAATGTGTTCAATTGGCTAAATGAAAAGTCGTGTACGTGGAAATAGCAAGAAGGAACAAGAAAGGATGGAACAGGTGAAACTATTTTAGTAAGTCGTGTACGCGGAAACTAAGTTCTGTCTTGCCAAATGAAAAGTCCTTCAGGCTTGTTCATCCATCAGAGACCATGTCTTGTCAATTGGATTTTGTCTAAATCTACTTGAAAGTTTGATTAATACTCACCGAATCCGAATCAATGGAAAGTGTGTGTTTACTCTGAGATCCAGAGTCACTCTGAGGAAGCACTCCATTGGAGATGTCACCAGCTTGGTGGTGGTCCTTTTGGTTGTTCTCGATGGCAGCATTGTCAACCATTTTGAATGTCCCctaaagaaaaccaaaaaagaaggaaatagcaATTGTTATTATGTGTGGAAACTAAATCCTGTCTTGCCAAATGAAAGGACCTTCAAACTTATTCATCCATCAGAAACCATGTCCTTTCAACTGGTTTTTGTCTAAAGCTACATGAAAGTTTGATTAACACTCACCAAATCAGAATCAATGGAAACTGTGTGTTTACTGTGAGATCCAGAGTCACTCTGAGGAAGCATTTCACTGGAGATGTCACCAgcttggtggtggtggtttttGTTGTTCTCGATGGCAGCATTGTCAACCATCCTTAATGTCCCctaaagaaaacgaaaaaagaaggaaatagcaATTGTTAGTAAGTCTTGTGTGGGGAACTAAAGCCTGTCTTGCCAAATGAAAGGACCTTCAAATCTATTCATCCATCAGAGACCGTGTCCTTTCAACTGGGTTTGGACTAGTTATAATTGAAAGTTTAATTAACACTCACCGGATCAAAATCAGTGGAAAGTGTGTGTTTACTCTGAGATCCGGAGTCACTTTGAGGAAGCATGTCACTGGAGATGTCACCAACTAGGTGGTGGTGGTTTTGGTTGTTCTCGGTGGCAGCGTTGTCAACCATCTTTAATGTCCcctaaagaaaacaataaaaagaagaagaagaagaaggaaatagcAATTGTTAGTAAGTGGCGTGTGTGGAAACTAAATTGTGTCCAGCCAAATGAAAGGACCTTCAAACTAGTTCATCCATAAGAGACCATGTCGGGATTTGTCTAGTTTTACTTGAAAGTTTAATTGACACTCACCGAATCAAAATTATTGGAAAGTGCGTGTTTACTCTGAGATCCGGAGTCACTCTGTGGAAGCATTTCACTAGAGATGTCACCAACTTGGTGGTGATAGTTTTGGTTGTTCTCGGTGGCAGCTTTATCAACCATCTTTAATGTCTcctgaagaaaacaaaaaaggaggaggaaataGTATTTGTTTGTAAGTTGTGTGTGTGCAAACTAAATTGTGTCTTGTCAAATGAAAGGACCTTCAAAGTTGTTCATCCATCAGATGCCTTGTCGTTTCAACTGGGCTTGTCTAGTTCTACTTAAAAGTTTAATTAACACTCACCGAATCAAAATTAGTGCCTGTGTGTTTACTCTGAAATTCGGTGTCATTCTGTGGAAGCATTTCACTGGAGATGTCACCaacttggtggtggtggttttgGTTTGTCTTGGTGGCAGTGTTGTCAACCATGTTTGAAGTCCCctaaagaaaacataaaaagaagaagaaaatattaaagtaaGTCGTCTGTGGAGACCAAATTCTTTCTTACTAAATGAAAGGACCTTCAAACCTGTTCATCCATCAGCGACTATGTTCTTTCAACTGGATTTCGTCTAGTTCTActtaaaagtaaaaacaacACTCGCCGAATCAAAATCAGTGGAAAGTGTGTGTTCACCTGAGGTTGTTTTGTGTCTTGTGCACCCACCTAAAAACCAAAGGACTCAAAAGACACTGAGAGAGAGTTGGTTTCAAAAGGCACtgtgagagagggagggagggggaaagagagacagagagagagaagagagagaggacgagtcTACAGGtcgcagaggagagagagtgtcaGAGTGGTGGGCTCAGGAGCGCGCTGCGCAAATTTTGAATCCCGTCGCCTACGTGAAGCCACGTGTCGTCGGATTATGAATGAACT
This region of Eucalyptus grandis isolate ANBG69807.140 chromosome 8, ASM1654582v1, whole genome shotgun sequence genomic DNA includes:
- the LOC104415991 gene encoding amino acid permease 4, which produces MVDNTATKTNQNHHHQVGDISSEMLPQNDTEFQSKHTGTNFDSETLKMVDKAATENNQNYHHQVGDISSEMLPQSDSGSQSKHALSNNFDSGTLKMVDNAATENNQNHHHLVGDISSDMLPQSDSGSQSKHTLSTDFDPGTLRMVDNAAIENNKNHHHQAGDISSEMLPQSDSGSHSKHTVSIDSDLGTFKMVDNAAIENNQKDHHQAGDISNGVLPQSDSGSQSKHTLSIDSDSMGENAATSNDHNHQHRRHQIGDMSIEMLPLCASRRSDDEGSHKRTGNVWTASANIIVVMMVGTGVLSPARGIAQLGWIAGPAVILFFSLVGYYTSRFLSDCYRTGDPNTGDRNSTYMESVHSILGGANVKACGFLQYMTLFRNAIGCIVEASLCMTAIKYNKCLNGSNWENGCSTSSNPYMIIFAVTEILLSQIPDFNQIRWISVVAAVMLVTNSLIGLGLGITQLVDNGSFNSIFKVTGVGDETETFRALGGIATAYSFSQILIETQDTIGSPPSEAKTMKKAISRSTALMTTIYMLCGCIFYAAFGEATPENFLLELGVDKPWLSDISNAVMAIYLVGAYQVNSQPILAFVEKWADQRWRGSELIAKEIKIPVPRLGQYNMNLFRLVWRTAFVILTTVISMLVPFVFNEVVDIISLGFWPLMVYFPVEMYIRQKKIRRWSTKWVYLQMLSMTCLVISIMATVGSIPKLKDDLKDNRPFGMSVGR